The genomic interval AGCACCCTATGGTGCCCTTTAGTCCGCAGGCTTATCAAGGCGAACACGCCAGTTTTGCCTCAGAGTGGTTGCCGGTCGTCAATGGAGAACGCATTGCCAGCGCACCGCAAGGACAAGCCCTGTCTGATGTGACGCTAGACATGCATTTTCCCTATGAGCTTGACCTGGCGGAGCTACAGCGTTTTTGGCGTTTGCCAGTGCAATACTTTTTTAATCGCCGTCTTAAAGTCTCTTTTGAACATCAAACGTCATTAACCGTCGATGATGAGCCATTTTCACTGGACGGGTTGTCGGGCTATCAAATTCGAGAAACCTTACTTCAGCACTATCTTGCGCATCCTGAGCAACCCAGTGTTTCATTGGCCGAGTCCGTGAAACGACAATTTCAAGCTCAAGGCCGTTTGCCGATTGGCGCTTTTGGCGAGTTAGAATTTGAAGCGAACCGAGTGCAAATTGATGAGTTAGCGAAGTACTTACGGCCTTTTTTAGCCGCGCCTCATGCCGATATTGAGATCCGCTGGCCAGGAGGGGCGCTCAGTGGAGATCGCCAGGTATCCTTGCTTGGCTGGGTGACGCAAGTCACCTCTCAAGGCTTGCTGCGTTATCGACCCGGCGCGATACGACCACAAGATTTTCTCAGTGGCTGGATCGATCATTTGTCTGTTGCGGTAATGGGCCAGTCACAACCGACCCATCTCATCGGTTATGACAAAAAATCTGGGGTCGTTCACTGGATCTATCCCAAGGTTGACCCCCAACTCGCCAAGACAAGCTTGTCGGAATTGATCCATAGGATGTTTGAAGGCTTGTCACACCCTTTGGCGTATTTTCCTAAAACCGCTTGGGTGGCCATTGAGGCTGGGTTCAATAAATCTGGTGATTACCACAGTGATTTAGACAAAGCGACGAAAAAAATGAGCGCGGCCTTTGAAGCAGGTTATATGAGTCGTGGTGAAGGAGAAAATCCGTACATTGCCAGGATTTGGCCACAGTGGCAGCCATCACTCGCGCAACAAGCCCTGTTAGCGGCAGAGCAAATATTGTTGTTACCAAGAAGGGTGGTTGAGAAACAGGAAGATAAAAAATAAGTGGCTGGCGTTTTTTTAGAGTAGGGAGCCACACAGCCACTGAACAGAGGGAAAGACTATCTCGTTTTTTCTTTTGTTGTTATTTGCGGTCACTCTAAAGCCAAACTCATCGCAATACCGTGAATCGGATCGCGTAACCTGGTGATTAATATTTTAAAGCGGTTATTTTTAAGATTTTTGTAAAGTAGATCACAGGATTTTCTGGATTTTTAGCGGAGGAAATTGTCGGATGTCGACAGTCAATACACTCGATATGATGCGCTTCCCATTACACGGCACTCGTTTGATTGAAGCATCGGCGGGTACGGGAAAAACATTCACTATTACAGGGCTTTATATTCGACTTCTGCTTGGTCATGGCGATGAAGGGGCCCGTCACCCCATGCCGTTGACGGTGGATCAAATTCTGGTGGTTACTTTCACTGAAGCGGCGACGGCGGAGTTAAGAGATCGCGTGCGTCGACGCATTCACCAAGCGCGTTTGGCGTTTGAACGCTCGCACAGTGACGATCCCTTTTTGGCTCAATTGCTGCAAGAGATCCCCGCTCATCAACAAGCCGCTCAATGGTTGCTCCAAGCTGAGCGGCAAATTGACCAGGCGGCGATTTACACTATACACGGCTTTTGTCAAAGAATGCTGGTGGAAAATGCATTTGAGTCAGGCAGTCGATTTCAAAATGAGTTTATTACCGATGAAAGCCAACTCAAAGCGCAGGTAGTGGCGGATCACTGGCGGCAGTCGTTTTACGGGTTATCCGTTGATTTGACCGCGCAAGTTCGCCAGTTGTGGCAAAGTCCCAGCGCACTACTCAACGACATCGACCGTTATTTGACCGGCGCAGATGTAGAACTGATTGCGCCTATGGCTGATTTGGATTTGGGCCAAATACACAATGATATCATTCAACGCATCGATACGGTGAAAGCCCACTGGTTGCAACACCAAGAAGCGCTGTTGAAGTGCATTGAAGAATCTCAAGTCAGCAAAAAGACCTACAGTAAAAAATACCTGCCATTATGGATGCAAAAAGTGCGTTTTTGGGCAGAACAAGCAACCCGAGATTACGGGGTGCCTGATGAATTAAGTCGCTTTTCACAAGCCGTATTGATAGAAAAGACCAAGCCGGGTGAAAACGCGCCATGTCATCCGGTTTTTGAGCAGATCGAAGACTTTCTCGCTCAGCCTTTATCGTTAAAGGCGCCTTTGATGGCTCAAGCGATCCGAGCGTGTCGTCAGCGCTTAGCGGCAGCCAAAAATCGCGATGCCTTAATGTCCTTTGACGATTTACTCAGTCAATTGGCCGGGGCCTTTTGTCTTGAAGGGGGTGAACGCTTGGCGCAGAGAATTCGCAGTCAGTACCCGGTGGCGTTGATTGATGAGTTCCAAGATACCGACCCTTTGCAATACAGTATTTTTCGCCAACTGTACTTTGATTATGCCGAATGCGGTTTGTTTATGATTGGCGATCCTAAACAGGCCATTTATGCGTTTCGCGGTGCGGATATTTTTACCTATATCAAAGCGCGTCAAGATGTTAGCCAACATTATACCCTCACGACAAATTGGCGCTCTTCTGCGCAGATGATCAACGCCAGCAACGCCATGTTCAAGCAGTCGCCAGCGCCCTTTCTCTACGATGATGACATTCCTTTTATTGAGGTAAACAGCAGTCCGAAGGCCGACCAAATGCATTGGTCATTGGCGGGGCAAAAGCAACCGGCGATGACTATTTGGTACGACGAGGATGAGCAAAGCCCGATGAGTAAGAGTCAGTATCAACAGGCCATGGCCAAGCATACGGCAAATGAAATTACCCGGATTTTACAACTGGCCAGTGAAGGGCAGGCGTTTTGCCATCGCCAAGAAAAAGCGCGTCCGATTGCCGCGAAAGACATCGCGGTGTTAGTCCGCACTGCGGCAGAAGGGAGGTTAGTCCAACAAGCCCTTTCTGAACAAGGGGTGGCAAGTGTGTATTTGTCCAATCGCGACAGCGTGTTTAGCAGTGATGTGGCGGGCGAGTTGGTGTTGTTGCTCCAAGCGGTTTTAGGCTGCGAAGATGAAAATGCGATCCGCGCCAGTCTAGCAACGCATATCTTTGCTCTGGATTTAAATGAATTGGATCAACTCAATCGCGATGAACTGGCTTGGGAAACGGTCAGTCAAGAGTTTCGTCGCTATCGGCAAATTTGGCAACAAACTGGGGTGCAGCCGATGATCCGTCGCTGGATGGCCAATCGGCAAGTGGCTGAACGTTTATTGGCGTTGCCTCGAGGCGAACGAGTCTTGACCGACATCATGCACTTGAGTGAATTGCTCCAACAGGCCAGTCAAGAGATCGACAGCGATCACGGGCTGATACGCTGGCTGATCCAAGCGATAGATAATGCGCAATTGGGCAGTGGACATGACGAAGCAATACAGCGTTTGGAATCTGAACGCAATTTGGTACAAATCATCACGATTCACAAATCCAAAGGCTTGGAGTACGACTTGGTATTTTTGCCCTTTGTGTTTAGCTTTCGCAGCGCCAGTGAGGCAAAATATTACGATCAGAAACAAAAAATGACCTTTCTTGATCTCACCCTTTCGCCCTCATCGTTAGAATGGGCCGAAAAAGAGCGCCTCGCCGAAGAGTTGCGTTTGCTCTACGTGGCGATTACGCGAGCGGTGTTCGGTTGCTATATCGGCGCAGCACCGCTCAAACAAGGTCGTTCGTCAAAAGCGCAAACCAGTGCTCATCAATCGGCGATCGGGTATTTATTGCAGCAGGGTCAAGAAGGCGATAGCCAAGTACTGGCGCAGGCCATCGATCAATACTGTCGCCAATGCGGTGCGCAGGTCGAGAGGGGAATTGAAACCATCAAGCCGTTGTCGGTCGTCGAACCTCAGCAGCCCATATTACAGGCGCGACGTCTGAGTCACGGCGTCGACCGCAGTTGGAGAATGACCAGTTATTCCGGCCTGACTCGTTTTGCCAATCACCACAGTGGGCTGGATATCCCGATTGACAATCCGGCGTTTGATGTCGATTCATTCGACGATCGACAAGAGAAAGAGGCAGACCAAGAGGCATGGAATGTCTTTACGTTCCCGAAAGGGTCGACACCAGGAACATTTTTACACAGTGTTTTTGAGCAAGTGGATTTTTCACAAGCTGCAGACAGTGACGTTAATCAAACGGTGATCACCCAACTCCTTGAGCAAGATAATTTAGAGATGGCCTGGTTACCGGTGTTAACCCAGTGGGTTGAGCGGGTATTGACCACGCCACTCGATGGCAAAAACCTGTCTCTCAATCAATTAAGCGCTGAGCAAAAAAAAGTTGAGATGGAGTTTTTGTTGCCGATTGAGGTCTTAAATGCCGAGCAATGGCATCGCATCAGCGGTCACTATGATCCGCTTACTGCCAGAGCAGAGGCGTTGGGTTTTGAATCGGTTCAAGGCATGATCAAAGGGTTCATCGACTTGGTGTTTGAGTATCAAGGGCGTTATTACTTGTTGGACTGGAAATCAAACTTTTTGGGTGATCGCGTTGAGGATTATCAAGGCGCTCAATTGGAGCAATCGATGATCGAGCATCGCTATGATATGCAATACCAAATTTACAGCTTGGCCTTACACCGCTTTTTGGCGTCACGCTTGCCGGGTTACGATATTAACCGCCATTTTGGCGGAGTGTTTTACGTTTTTTTGCGTGGGGTAACCGGTGAGCCTTCGCAGGGCGTGTATTACAGCCGCCCGGCCAAGGAGATGATTTTAGCCCTCGATGCTAAGATCCGCGGCGAGGAGTTCGTCGATTTACTTACCCAAAATGGACAAATGGAGTTAGGGCTATGAAGGCGTGCTATCAAGAGTATTTGACCTACTGGGTAGAGCGTGGTCATTTGCGGCCGCTCGATGCGCAGTTGGCCGAGTTTATGGCCCGCTATTGTCAAGGCGAGAGCTTGCCTTTACTCGCAGCGTTGACCAGTGCCGAAGTGGGTAAGGGGCATTTGTGTTTGGCTCTCCCTCGTCAAGGACAAGCAACACGAGCGTGGTTAAGTGCTTTGGGGTGGTACGGCCCATCACTGCAAGAGGCACAGGCATGGTTAGACAACAATGATTGGCAGCAAGAATTAATGGCGTCGCCATGGGTGGCCAAACAAGAAGAAGCCGTACCCCTGGTGCTCGAGTCAGGACGTCTGTATTTGCATCGCTATTGGTTTTACCAGCGAGAGTTAGCCGATTGGTTACTCAGCCGCTCGGTGCCTTTGGCGACGCCGGATTTGGCGGCCAAGAGTTTAGACCGTTTATTTGCACGAGATTACTCGCGGCTGTGGCAAGCTTGGTTGCGAGAAGGGATGGGGTTGGCCAAGGTCGAGCGCCAGCAGTGGCTGTGTGATCAGCTCGATATTGTTGCGCCAGAATCGCTCGATTGGGGCGCAATCTTTCGCCTGTTTGAAAACGCTCATCACAGTGAGGCGTTACTTGCCTTAGACAATCACATTCCGTTATCCCAGTGTTTAAATTGGCAAAAAGTGGCTGCAGGTGTGGCACTGACGCGTCGTTTTAGCGTTATCTCGGGTGGCCCTGGTACAGGAAAAACGACCACAGTCACGAAAATTTTGGCTGCCTTACTGCAGTCGGCGCAAGCGACGGGACAGCCCTTACCCCTGATTAAGTTGGTCGCCCCGACCGGAAAAGCGGCCACGCGACTGAGTGAGTCGATAGGGCAAGCGGTTGGGCTATTGGCGGTAGAGCCTGAGATAAAGGCTGCGATTCCTACGGTGGCGAGTACCCTACACCGTTTGTTGGGGTCGATCCCCAATCAAGTTGAATTTCGTCATCATCAGGGTAACCGACTGCACTTAGATGTCTTGGTAGTCGATGAAGCCTCGATGGTCGATTTAACCCTGATGTATAAACTGGTCAGCGCCTTACCAGACCAGGCTCAGTTGATTTTACTCGGCGATAAAGATCAGCTAGCGTCGGTGGAAGCGGGCGCAATTTTGGGCGATATTTGTCATTTTATTGAGCAGGGGTACAGTGAAGCTCAAGCGCAGCGGTTGACGAGATTGACAGGGTTTCCTCTGAGTCAACATCATCCCAGTCAAGCCAGAGCGGGGATTGCCGATAGTTTGTGTATGCTGCAAAAAAGTTATCGCTTTGATGCGCGTTCCGGAATTGGCCAGCTTGCCAAAGCGGTGAATGGCGGCGATAAAGCAAGAGTGCATCAGGTGCTCGAGACCGGTTATCGCGACATTCGTTTTTATCCGTTAAGCAGTGAGCACTATAGCCAATGTGTTCGCGAAGTGGCAGAGGGGTATCAACACTATTGCCGCTTGATCCAAGAGCCGCCGACAGAACAAACTTGGAAAGCCACCGTCAAGCAAGCCCTATCAGCATTTAATCAATATCGCTTGCTTTGTGCGTTGCGCGAGGGCGATTTTGGCGTAAGTGGGTTTAATCAGCGTATCGAGCGTCGCTTGCGATCGCAATCTTGGTTGCCGCGCAGTGATGAGCTTTGGTATCACGGCCGGCCCATTATGATCACGCGCAACGATTACAGTTTAGAGCTTTATAACGGCGATATTGGTTTGTGCTTGTGGGATTATGATCACACAGAGAGCTTGCGCTTAAAAGTGTACTTTCAATCCCCTGATGGTGAGATCAAATCGGTATTGCCAAGCCGAGTGCCCAGTCATGACAGTGCATTTGCCATGACGGTTCACAAGTCGCAAGGGAGTGAGTTTTCTCATACTTGGATGGTGTTGCCACCGAAAAATGCCCCGGTGCTGACACGAGAGCTGGTGTATACCGGGATCACTCGCGCCAAGCAAACCTTAACCATGTATGGTCACCTTGATGTCTTAACCGAGGCGATTGGCAGCAAAACGCACCGAGAAAGTGGCTTGGTCGAAAAGTTGGCCCGCCCAACCCAAGGTGTGGGCCGGTAGATTAGGGGCGGTAGGCGACTTGCGGTGAAAACGAAATCATCGCAATTCGATACCGCTGTTGATAGCGTTTTATCATCGTGTGGACCGTCTCGGTCACCGGAAAAACACAGTGGACGTGTAAACCGTCCAGCATATTGTTGTCCGCCATATCCCAAAAGCTTTGCAGTGAATTGCAAATCACAGTTTTCATGTTATCGCTCTTATTGCTGAACCTAAAAGGGTAGAATGTGAGCGTTCCTTGCCAACTGAGCGTTCTTATAAGCGCTCAGTTCCATAATATAGAGAGCGCAAATTATAGGCAAAGCGTTGTCTAGGTCAATCCTTACGGGGCAAAACGAGATAAAGTTTCAATATTGAGCGTTGCGACAAGCTTTGCGCTCTAGTTTGTGCCGTCAAGATGGACATCGAGAGCAAGAATTTTTGATTTGCGCTGAAAGTTGTACAGGCGTTTTTTGGCCATCGGTAACTGCTCGACGTCAATCTCTTCAAATCCTTGTTCTCTAAACCAATGCAAACTGTGGGTGGTCAGGACAAAAAGCTTGTCGATGCCAAGTGATTTTGCCCTTTGCTTCATGTAATTTAACAACAGGCCACCGCGGTTGCCATCGCGATAATCGGAATGAATGGCGACGCAGGCCATCTCAGCCATTTTTTCCTCTGGGTAGGGGTAAAGGGCGGCACAACCAATGATCAAGCTGTCTTTTTCGATGATGGTGAACTGATTGATTTCCTGCTCGAGCTGTTCGCGAGAGCGGCGAACCAAAATCCCTTGCTCTTCGAGCGGGTGAATCAGATCGACAATGCCGCCGATATCATCAATTTTCGCTTGTCGGAGCTGTTCTGAGCTGGCCATGCCGATTTGCGTACCAATACCATCAAAGGAGAACAGTTCTTGGATCAAAGCGCCATCGGTCTTGTAGCTAATCAGATGACAACGAGGCGTTCCTGCTCTACAAGCGGTGACGGCACCTTTTAAAAAGCGCAGTGTTCCGGTATCGTGATTGTTGCCAACACCTGGCTCAGCCAAGAGTCGCTCAATGTGTTCGTCCGCTTGAGTGGGGAAGAGTTCAGCAATGGTGTTGCCCGACTCGTCAAGCACCCCTTGATGTGAGCAAAACCCGATAAGCTTGTCAGCTTTAAGGCGAATGGCGACCTGCGTTGCGACTTCTTCAGACAACAAGTTAAAACATTCGCCGGTGACAGAGCTTGCAACCGGGCCGAGTAACACGATAGAGCCCTGATCTAGGCTGCGATTGATGGCTTCGATGTCTAGGCGACGAATTCGACCACTGCTGCAGTAGTCGATGCCATCATCGACACCAAGAGGTTGAGCAATGACAAAATTGCCACTGACCACGGTGAGTTGGTTGCCGGCCATCGGGGTATTGTTGAGACTCATGGATAAACGCGCGGTAATTGAGAGCTGCATTTGGCCGGCCGCTTGCATGACATAAGGCAAGGCTTCGGGTTTGGTGACGCGAATGTTCTTGTGATATGGCGTATCAACCTGGTGCTTGTCAATCAGTTCATTGATTTGCGGACGAGCGCCATACACCAATACGATCTTGATGCCAAGGCTGTGTAATAAGGCAATATCATTAATAATATTGCTGAAATTTTTGTCGGCAATAGCTTCACCCCCAATCATGACCACCATGACTTTTCCGCGGTGTGCGTTAACATAAGGGGTCGATTGGCGAAAGCCTTTGACGAGAGCTGTACTGCGAATCTTCAAAATCCATTACCGGTTGTTTATTTATGCTAAAATAATGCCTTTTTATTCATAGTCTAGCAAGTGTTTTTTTGTCTTTATCCGCATCGTAAACCGGCTTGGTGACCAGAGCTTTACCCATGGCGAATTTCTGGCATCACGTATTGATAATAGGGTTAGATAATCTGCTCAATTGTGTTTATAGTTACTATTATTACTTTCAGTTTCACGTACGTCGTGTGTCTTTTTATGTCGGTTACTCGTTGGTTTCGAAAAAATAATGTTGCAGACAGCGAAGGTCGTAACAAACTCTGGTTAGAGCGCAGCTTAATGCTAGCGGCACTCACAGGAGCCTGTGTGACCGTTTACCTGTACAAGGGTGCCATTGCTCAATACTTAGCGCCGCCGGTGTCGACCAACCTCGTTTATGGTACTTGGGTTGAACAAAACGTTGCCCCTTATGCACGCGATGAGTTTGAAATCTCACCGCAAGGTATTATTCGCCGCGGCGCAATATTGACCACCTCTTTTGAATTTGACGGTCAAACATTGCACTTTCATTACGCCGGGCAAGATTTTCGTTATCGCATTCTCGATACGGCCTTCACTGAAATGCAACTCGACAGCGACGATTACTATCAACCTGTCTTTCACAAACAAGGGGCTAGGCAGCTTTCTTTGCGTTAAGTGTACGTTTTTTAATAAAAGCCTTGGTGGCAAAAAAACGCTGGCTAAAATAAAGGCCGTTCAAAAGTAAACTTGTTGTCAAAAGCATGGTGATTGGCTGTCGGCGTTGCTACACTGAGCAGACGTGTTTGGCTCAAAATGATGGATACCCTTAGTGATTAAACGCCTGTTAACGACATCTTGCATACTTATTCTTACCGCGTGTAGCTCAACGCCTACGGTTGACCGAGGTCAACAATATCGCGATGGGGATTTACCACAGCTGCTCAACAAAACCACTCAGGTCTCGTCAAACCAGCCGAAAAACCTCAATACGTTTGCCCGCCAAGCTCAAGCTGTCATCGACAACTCACCTCGCATGGCGAAGACCTACCAGCACTTGTATGTTCAAATTGAACAGTGGATACAAAAAAGTGGTGATCCGCAAACGTTAGCGGATTACGGGCTGCAAACCGCGCAAGTCGGTGGCAGTGACCACAAAGGCAACGTTCTGTTTACGGGTTACTTTTCACCGGTGATTGAATTGCGCCATCAAGCCGACGAGACCTTTAAATACCCGGTATACAAAAAACCGCAATGTAACGCCAATTGCCCAACCCGAGCGCAAATTTATCAAGGCGCATTGCAGGGCAAAGGGTTGGAGTTGGGCTATTCGTCAAATTTGATTGACCCATTTATCATGGAAGTACAAGGCAGTGGCTTTGTTCATTTTGGCGATGATAACACTCTGGAATACTTTGCTTACGGCGGCAAAAACAACCGCGCTTACGTCAGCATTGGTCGCATTTTGATTGAGCGTGGCGAAGTCGAAAAAGAAAAAATGTCGCTCAAAGCCATAAAAGAGTGGGTCATGGCACAAGATGAAGAGCGGGTACGAGAATTGTTAGAACAAAACCCATCTTATGTTTTCTTTGAACCGCAAAAAGCCGCGCCAGTTCGCGGTACGGCAGGGATCCCCCTATTGCCAATGGCCTCGGTGGCCGGCGATCGCAGTTTGTTCCCAATGGGGACACCGGTATTGGCTGAAGTGCCTTTACTCAATGCCGACGGTACCTTTAGCGGCACCTATCAACTGCGAGTGTTAATTGTGTTAGACACCGGCGGCGCGGTGAAAAACAGTCACTTAGATTTGTATCACGGCATGGGGGCACGCGCAGGCATAGAAGCTGGGCATTATCGTCATTTTGGCCGAGTGTGGAAGTTAGGCCTCGATGGAGACAGCACCCAATCACCTTGGACTTTGTCGCCAGAAAAGCTAAAATAATCCGCTAGACATAAGCAGTAAGAGTGCGTATAAATCGCACTCTTTTTTATTGTCAGCGGGTCACTGCTGATAAAGATGAAATAGGTGAAAGTGTAATATGCGTGAACTCGATACCCCAGCCTCAGATGGTTATCAGCAGCGATTTGGTGGTACACGCCGACTTTATGGCAATGATAATGTAGAGATTTTAAGGGCGGCTCACGTGGCTGTTATCGGTATTGGTGGCGTGGGCTCTTGGGCCGCGGAAGCATTGGCACGATCCGGTGTTGGTGAAATCACCTTGATTGATATGGACGATGTCTGTATTACCAATACCAACCGCCAAATTCACGCGTTGTCGTCAACCATTGGTGAAAGCAAAATCGAAGCGATGGCAGAACGTATTGCGCAAATTAACCCCGATTGTCAGGTTCACCTCATCGATGACTTTATCAACGCCGATAATCAAGCAGAGTACTTGAGTCGTCAGTATGATTATGTGATTGATGCTATTGATAGCTTACCCGCGAAAGCCTCATTACTGGCGTATTGTCGCAGCAACAAAATCAAGGTGATCACGATTGGTGGGGCGGGCGGTCAAACCGATCCGACTCAAATTCAGGTCGCCGATTTGACCAAAACCATTCAAGACCCTTTGGCCAAAAAACTTAAAGACCGTTTGCGTCGTCATCACAATTTCCCGACCAATCCGGCGCGAAAATTTGGTATCGAGTGTGTGTTTTCTTCCGAGCAGTTAAAGTA from Vibrio sp. HB236076 carries:
- the recB gene encoding exodeoxyribonuclease V subunit beta; the encoded protein is MSTVNTLDMMRFPLHGTRLIEASAGTGKTFTITGLYIRLLLGHGDEGARHPMPLTVDQILVVTFTEAATAELRDRVRRRIHQARLAFERSHSDDPFLAQLLQEIPAHQQAAQWLLQAERQIDQAAIYTIHGFCQRMLVENAFESGSRFQNEFITDESQLKAQVVADHWRQSFYGLSVDLTAQVRQLWQSPSALLNDIDRYLTGADVELIAPMADLDLGQIHNDIIQRIDTVKAHWLQHQEALLKCIEESQVSKKTYSKKYLPLWMQKVRFWAEQATRDYGVPDELSRFSQAVLIEKTKPGENAPCHPVFEQIEDFLAQPLSLKAPLMAQAIRACRQRLAAAKNRDALMSFDDLLSQLAGAFCLEGGERLAQRIRSQYPVALIDEFQDTDPLQYSIFRQLYFDYAECGLFMIGDPKQAIYAFRGADIFTYIKARQDVSQHYTLTTNWRSSAQMINASNAMFKQSPAPFLYDDDIPFIEVNSSPKADQMHWSLAGQKQPAMTIWYDEDEQSPMSKSQYQQAMAKHTANEITRILQLASEGQAFCHRQEKARPIAAKDIAVLVRTAAEGRLVQQALSEQGVASVYLSNRDSVFSSDVAGELVLLLQAVLGCEDENAIRASLATHIFALDLNELDQLNRDELAWETVSQEFRRYRQIWQQTGVQPMIRRWMANRQVAERLLALPRGERVLTDIMHLSELLQQASQEIDSDHGLIRWLIQAIDNAQLGSGHDEAIQRLESERNLVQIITIHKSKGLEYDLVFLPFVFSFRSASEAKYYDQKQKMTFLDLTLSPSSLEWAEKERLAEELRLLYVAITRAVFGCYIGAAPLKQGRSSKAQTSAHQSAIGYLLQQGQEGDSQVLAQAIDQYCRQCGAQVERGIETIKPLSVVEPQQPILQARRLSHGVDRSWRMTSYSGLTRFANHHSGLDIPIDNPAFDVDSFDDRQEKEADQEAWNVFTFPKGSTPGTFLHSVFEQVDFSQAADSDVNQTVITQLLEQDNLEMAWLPVLTQWVERVLTTPLDGKNLSLNQLSAEQKKVEMEFLLPIEVLNAEQWHRISGHYDPLTARAEALGFESVQGMIKGFIDLVFEYQGRYYLLDWKSNFLGDRVEDYQGAQLEQSMIEHRYDMQYQIYSLALHRFLASRLPGYDINRHFGGVFYVFLRGVTGEPSQGVYYSRPAKEMILALDAKIRGEEFVDLLTQNGQMELGL
- the recD gene encoding exodeoxyribonuclease V subunit alpha produces the protein MKACYQEYLTYWVERGHLRPLDAQLAEFMARYCQGESLPLLAALTSAEVGKGHLCLALPRQGQATRAWLSALGWYGPSLQEAQAWLDNNDWQQELMASPWVAKQEEAVPLVLESGRLYLHRYWFYQRELADWLLSRSVPLATPDLAAKSLDRLFARDYSRLWQAWLREGMGLAKVERQQWLCDQLDIVAPESLDWGAIFRLFENAHHSEALLALDNHIPLSQCLNWQKVAAGVALTRRFSVISGGPGTGKTTTVTKILAALLQSAQATGQPLPLIKLVAPTGKAATRLSESIGQAVGLLAVEPEIKAAIPTVASTLHRLLGSIPNQVEFRHHQGNRLHLDVLVVDEASMVDLTLMYKLVSALPDQAQLILLGDKDQLASVEAGAILGDICHFIEQGYSEAQAQRLTRLTGFPLSQHHPSQARAGIADSLCMLQKSYRFDARSGIGQLAKAVNGGDKARVHQVLETGYRDIRFYPLSSEHYSQCVREVAEGYQHYCRLIQEPPTEQTWKATVKQALSAFNQYRLLCALREGDFGVSGFNQRIERRLRSQSWLPRSDELWYHGRPIMITRNDYSLELYNGDIGLCLWDYDHTESLRLKVYFQSPDGEIKSVLPSRVPSHDSAFAMTVHKSQGSEFSHTWMVLPPKNAPVLTRELVYTGITRAKQTLTMYGHLDVLTEAIGSKTHRESGLVEKLARPTQGVGR
- the argA gene encoding amino-acid N-acetyltransferase translates to MKIRSTALVKGFRQSTPYVNAHRGKVMVVMIGGEAIADKNFSNIINDIALLHSLGIKIVLVYGARPQINELIDKHQVDTPYHKNIRVTKPEALPYVMQAAGQMQLSITARLSMSLNNTPMAGNQLTVVSGNFVIAQPLGVDDGIDYCSSGRIRRLDIEAINRSLDQGSIVLLGPVASSVTGECFNLLSEEVATQVAIRLKADKLIGFCSHQGVLDESGNTIAELFPTQADEHIERLLAEPGVGNNHDTGTLRFLKGAVTACRAGTPRCHLISYKTDGALIQELFSFDGIGTQIGMASSEQLRQAKIDDIGGIVDLIHPLEEQGILVRRSREQLEQEINQFTIIEKDSLIIGCAALYPYPEEKMAEMACVAIHSDYRDGNRGGLLLNYMKQRAKSLGIDKLFVLTTHSLHWFREQGFEEIDVEQLPMAKKRLYNFQRKSKILALDVHLDGTN
- a CDS encoding DUF2850 domain-containing protein translates to MSVTRWFRKNNVADSEGRNKLWLERSLMLAALTGACVTVYLYKGAIAQYLAPPVSTNLVYGTWVEQNVAPYARDEFEISPQGIIRRGAILTTSFEFDGQTLHFHYAGQDFRYRILDTAFTEMQLDSDDYYQPVFHKQGARQLSLR
- the mltA gene encoding murein transglycosylase A; the encoded protein is MIKRLLTTSCILILTACSSTPTVDRGQQYRDGDLPQLLNKTTQVSSNQPKNLNTFARQAQAVIDNSPRMAKTYQHLYVQIEQWIQKSGDPQTLADYGLQTAQVGGSDHKGNVLFTGYFSPVIELRHQADETFKYPVYKKPQCNANCPTRAQIYQGALQGKGLELGYSSNLIDPFIMEVQGSGFVHFGDDNTLEYFAYGGKNNRAYVSIGRILIERGEVEKEKMSLKAIKEWVMAQDEERVRELLEQNPSYVFFEPQKAAPVRGTAGIPLLPMASVAGDRSLFPMGTPVLAEVPLLNADGTFSGTYQLRVLIVLDTGGAVKNSHLDLYHGMGARAGIEAGHYRHFGRVWKLGLDGDSTQSPWTLSPEKLK
- the tcdA gene encoding tRNA cyclic N6-threonylcarbamoyladenosine(37) synthase TcdA gives rise to the protein MRELDTPASDGYQQRFGGTRRLYGNDNVEILRAAHVAVIGIGGVGSWAAEALARSGVGEITLIDMDDVCITNTNRQIHALSSTIGESKIEAMAERIAQINPDCQVHLIDDFINADNQAEYLSRQYDYVIDAIDSLPAKASLLAYCRSNKIKVITIGGAGGQTDPTQIQVADLTKTIQDPLAKKLKDRLRRHHNFPTNPARKFGIECVFSSEQLKYPQADGSVCAAKSSASGPKRMDCASGFGAATVVTATFAFVAVAKVIEKILAKYGQQ